One segment of Ficedula albicollis isolate OC2 chromosome 2, FicAlb1.5, whole genome shotgun sequence DNA contains the following:
- the ZADH2 gene encoding zinc-binding alcohol dehydrogenase domain-containing protein 2 isoform X2 → MKGRKRFVGINASDINYSAGRYDASVKPPFDIGFEGVGEVVALGLSASADFTVGQAVAYVKAGSFAEYTVVPARQAVPLPSVKPEFLTLMVSGATAYLSLKELGDLSEGKKVLVTAAAGGTGQFAVQLAKKAKCHVIGTCSSDEKGGFLKSIGCDRTINYKTENVESVLRKDYPEGVDVVYESVGGQMFDLALNALAIKGRLIVIGFIAGYQNPTGLQPIKADLLPAKLLKKSASVRGFFLNHYLSDYKMALQHLLKMYERGDLVCEVDFGDMSPEGKFAGLESVFRAVDYMYMGKNIGKIVVELPHSVNSKL, encoded by the exons ATGAAGGGGAGGAAGAG aTTTGTCGGCATTAATGCATCTGATATAAACTACTCAGCCGGTCGATATGACGCCTCAGTTAAACCCCCCTTTGATATAGGCTTTGAAGGTGTCGGTGAAGTGGTAGCGTTAGGACTCAGTGCTAGTGCAGATTTCACAGTGGGTCAAGCTGTGGCCTATGTGAAAGCAGGTTCCTTTGCTGAATACACAGTTGTGCCTGCCAGACAAGCAGTCCCTCTACCCTCAGTGAAACCCGAGTTTCTCACTTTAATGGTAAGTGGCGCAACTGCATACCTCAGTTTGAAAGAGCTGGGAGACCTGTCTGAAGGCAAGAAGGttctggtgacagcagcagctggaggaacGGGCCAGTTCGCTGTGCAGCTTGCAAAGAAGGCAAAATGCCATGTAATTGGAACCTGCTCCAGTGATGAAAAGGGTGGCTTTCTGAAATCCATTGGCTGTGACCGTACCATCAActataaaactgaaaatgtcGAGTCTGTGCTGAGGAAGGACTACCCCGAAGGTGTGGATGTGGTGTATGAATCTGTTGGGGGACAGATGTTTGACTTGGCTCTCAATGCCTTGGCTATCAAAGGGCGCCTGATAGTTATTGGGTTTATCGCTGGCTACCAAAACCCCACTGGCCTCCAGCCCATTAAAGCAGACTTATTGCCAGCAAAACTATTGAAGAAGTCTGCTAGTGTCCGGGGCTTCTTCTTGAACCATTACCTTTCTGACTACAAAATGGCTCTGCAGCATTTGCTCAAGATGTATGAAAGAGGAGACCTGGTTTGTGAGGTGGACTTTGGAGACATGTCTCCGGAGGGCAAGTTCGCTGGCTTGGAATCTGTATTCCGTGCTGTAGATTACATGTACATGGGaaaaaacattggaaaaatTGTAGTTGAATTACCTCACTCTGTCAACAGTAAGCTGTAA